One segment of Agromyces albus DNA contains the following:
- a CDS encoding YihY/virulence factor BrkB family protein: MSDDGASRDLADAPAPDDERKPESPREITKRSWTYVLRKSFREFLDDECTDRAGALTYFGVLALFPGLLALASLLAIAGQGDRAIDALFGIVEQVAPADALDVVREPLEDFSSSPAAGFGFVTGLVLAIWSASGYVGAFSRAMNRIYEIDEGRPFWKLRPMQLFVTIVTLVLVVVIAIILVVSGPVVDAIGNALNLGETVQVAWEIVKWPVLALAVVFVIALLYYATPNAKQPRFRWISIGAVLAILVLLIASAGFALYVVNFSNYDRTYGSFAGVVIFLLWLWISNCALLFGAEFDAELERGRQLQAGIEAEVDIQLPPRDTRRSEKAAAKEKKDVELGRRIRLEHSGQDDAERDEER, from the coding sequence GGGGCCAGCCGGGACCTGGCCGACGCTCCGGCGCCCGATGACGAGCGCAAGCCCGAGTCGCCGCGCGAGATCACGAAGCGTTCGTGGACGTACGTGCTGCGGAAGAGCTTCCGGGAGTTCCTCGACGACGAGTGCACCGATCGTGCCGGTGCCCTCACGTACTTCGGCGTGCTCGCGCTCTTTCCCGGGCTGCTCGCCCTCGCCTCGCTGCTCGCGATCGCCGGGCAGGGCGACAGGGCGATCGATGCCCTGTTCGGCATCGTCGAACAGGTCGCGCCCGCCGATGCGCTCGACGTCGTGCGGGAGCCGCTCGAGGACTTCAGCTCCTCGCCCGCCGCAGGATTCGGGTTCGTCACGGGCCTCGTGCTCGCCATCTGGTCGGCGTCGGGATACGTCGGCGCCTTCAGCCGGGCGATGAACCGCATCTACGAGATCGACGAGGGCCGGCCGTTCTGGAAGCTGCGGCCCATGCAGTTGTTCGTCACCATCGTCACCCTCGTGCTCGTCGTCGTGATCGCGATCATCCTCGTCGTGTCGGGACCGGTCGTCGATGCCATCGGCAACGCCCTCAACCTCGGTGAGACGGTGCAGGTCGCGTGGGAGATCGTCAAGTGGCCCGTGCTCGCGCTCGCCGTGGTGTTCGTCATCGCGCTCCTCTACTACGCGACGCCGAACGCGAAGCAGCCGAGATTCCGCTGGATCAGCATCGGCGCGGTCCTGGCGATCCTGGTGCTCCTCATCGCCTCGGCGGGATTCGCGCTCTACGTCGTGAACTTCTCGAACTACGACCGCACATATGGCTCGTTCGCGGGGGTGGTCATCTTCCTGCTCTGGCTCTGGATCTCGAACTGTGCACTGCTCTTCGGTGCGGAGTTCGACGCCGAGCTCGAGCGTGGTCGCCAGTTGCAGGCGGGTATCGAGGCGGAGGTGGACATCCAGCTCCCGCCGCGTGACACCCGCAGGAGCGAGAAGGCCGCGGCGAAGGAGAAGAAGGACGTCGAGCTCGGCCGCCGCATTCGTCTGGAGCACTCAGGCCAGGACGATGCCGAGCGCGACGAAGAGCGATGA
- the ispG gene encoding flavodoxin-dependent (E)-4-hydroxy-3-methylbut-2-enyl-diphosphate synthase codes for MPKVPEVLAPRRKSRQIKVGKVLVGGDAQVSVQSMTTTPTTNINATLQQIAELTASGCDIVRVAVPSRDDAEALPIIAKKSQIPVIADIHFQPNYVYAAIDAGCAAVRVNPGNIRKFDDQVAEIARRAKEADVSIRIGVNAGSLDPRLLQKYGKATPEALVESAVWEASLFEEHDFHDFKISVKHNDPIIMVKAYRMLAERGDWPLHLGVTEAGPAFQGTIKSATAFGILLGEGIGDTIRVSLSAPPVEEVKVGLQILQSLNLRERKLEIVSCPSCGRAQVDVYKLANDVTDGLEGMTVPLRVAVMGCVVNGPGEAREADLGVASGNGKGQIFVKGEVIKTVPESEIVATLIEEANRIADEMGTDAPVGSPEVLTP; via the coding sequence ATGCCCAAAGTCCCTGAGGTACTGGCCCCCCGACGCAAGTCGCGCCAGATCAAGGTGGGCAAGGTCCTCGTCGGCGGCGACGCGCAAGTGAGCGTGCAGTCGATGACGACGACGCCGACCACGAACATCAACGCGACCCTCCAGCAGATCGCCGAGCTCACGGCTTCCGGTTGCGACATCGTGCGCGTCGCCGTGCCGAGCCGCGACGACGCCGAGGCGCTGCCGATCATCGCGAAGAAGAGCCAGATCCCGGTCATCGCCGACATCCACTTTCAGCCGAACTACGTCTATGCGGCAATCGACGCCGGATGCGCCGCGGTGCGCGTGAACCCCGGCAACATCCGCAAGTTCGACGACCAGGTCGCCGAGATCGCGCGACGCGCGAAAGAGGCCGACGTCTCGATCCGCATCGGCGTGAACGCCGGCTCGCTCGACCCGCGCCTGCTCCAGAAGTACGGCAAGGCGACGCCCGAGGCGCTCGTCGAGTCGGCGGTCTGGGAGGCGAGCCTCTTCGAGGAGCACGACTTCCACGACTTCAAGATCTCGGTGAAGCACAACGACCCCATCATCATGGTGAAGGCGTATCGCATGCTCGCCGAGCGCGGCGATTGGCCGCTGCACCTCGGCGTGACCGAGGCCGGCCCCGCGTTCCAGGGCACGATCAAGTCGGCGACCGCGTTCGGCATCCTCCTCGGCGAGGGCATCGGCGACACGATCCGCGTCTCCCTCTCGGCGCCACCGGTCGAAGAGGTGAAGGTGGGCCTGCAGATCCTGCAGTCGCTGAATCTCCGCGAGCGGAAGCTCGAGATCGTCTCGTGCCCGTCGTGCGGGCGCGCTCAGGTCGACGTGTACAAGCTCGCCAACGACGTCACCGACGGGCTCGAGGGCATGACCGTGCCGCTCCGCGTCGCCGTCATGGGTTGCGTCGTCAACGGGCCGGGCGAGGCTCGCGAGGCCGACCTCGGCGTGGCATCCGGCAACGGCAAGGGCCAGATCTTCGTGAAGGGCGAGGTCATCAAGACCGTGCCCGAGTCCGAGATCGTCGCGACGCTCATCGAAGAGGCGAACCGCATCGCCGATGAGATGGGCACGGATGCCCCGGTGGGCTCGCCCGAGGTCCTTACCCCGTAG
- a CDS encoding helix-turn-helix domain-containing protein, producing MTSLAARRDPMDSAEVRSLGGRLRALRTARGISARTLAKSLGISASAVSQIERGVMQPSVSRLIAITDALGVPLADVFDDADDTQDERHASSAEGHDGYTLVRAHQATPVALESGVTFRRLSPRSTSELDLFESVYPPGSTATGDNALFRHEGYEIGSVVSGELTIEFDDETVVLAPGDSISYPCSKPHRIRNTSSRPAVATWLIVHP from the coding sequence ATGACGTCACTGGCCGCGCGACGCGACCCGATGGACTCCGCCGAGGTGCGGAGCCTCGGCGGGCGCCTCCGCGCGCTCCGCACGGCGCGAGGAATCTCGGCTCGCACCCTCGCGAAGTCCCTCGGCATCTCGGCGAGCGCCGTCTCCCAGATCGAACGCGGAGTGATGCAGCCGTCGGTCTCCCGTCTCATCGCGATCACCGACGCCCTCGGCGTGCCGCTCGCCGACGTGTTCGACGACGCGGACGACACCCAAGACGAGCGCCACGCGTCATCCGCCGAGGGACACGACGGCTACACGCTCGTCCGTGCCCACCAGGCGACGCCCGTCGCGCTCGAGAGCGGCGTCACCTTCCGCCGGCTCTCGCCGCGAAGCACGAGCGAACTCGACCTCTTCGAATCGGTCTACCCGCCCGGCAGCACGGCGACCGGCGACAACGCGCTCTTCCGGCACGAGGGCTACGAGATCGGCAGCGTGGTGTCGGGCGAGCTCACGATCGAGTTCGACGACGAGACGGTCGTGCTCGCGCCCGGCGACTCGATCAGCTACCCGTGCTCGAAGCCGCACCGCATCCGCAATACTTCGAGCCGGCCTGCCGTGGCGACCTGGCTCATCGTCCATCCCTGA
- a CDS encoding NCS1 family nucleobase:cation symporter-1 yields MTEQLEGAPVAPVSAAPAPPTGPYDVVEAAGMPVGSGLVKPGYDHRLANEDLAPLRKQKWTSYNIFAFWMSDVHSVGGYITAGSLFALGIASWQVLLALVIGIVIVQVFANLVAKPSQKTGVPYPVINRAIFGVKGANIPAIIRGLIAIAWYGVQTYLAAASLNIVFLKFIPGSAALLESSFLGLSTLGWISYAILWVAQAALFWNGMETIRHFIDWAGPAVYVVMIVLAIYLVSEAGWENISLDLSAGAPLEFWASIPVMLTAIAIVVSYFSGPMLNFGDFARYGKSFEAVKRGNFLGLPINFLFFSLLTVITASATVPVFGELITDPIHTVERIDTPFAILLGGLTFVIATVGINIVANFISPAFDFSNVAPHRISWRMGGMIAAVGSVILLPWNWYNNADAIHYTLGVLGAMIGPLFGILIAGYYVAARQRVLVDDMFTMSEQGKYWYTKGYNTNAVNALLLAGVPTIALGVLPKLIADLGGFDISWIGNFTWFIGCGLGYVIFVILERRNPRVPNLADLSEGVSDGTVDVAGGTIDVASVTAVK; encoded by the coding sequence ATGACCGAACAACTCGAGGGTGCGCCCGTCGCACCCGTGTCAGCCGCGCCGGCTCCGCCGACCGGGCCGTACGACGTCGTCGAGGCCGCGGGCATGCCCGTCGGATCGGGCCTCGTGAAGCCCGGGTACGACCACCGCCTCGCCAACGAGGACCTCGCTCCGCTCCGGAAGCAGAAGTGGACCTCCTACAACATCTTCGCGTTCTGGATGTCGGACGTGCACTCGGTCGGCGGGTACATCACGGCCGGCAGCCTCTTCGCACTCGGCATCGCGAGCTGGCAGGTGCTGCTCGCGCTCGTCATCGGCATCGTCATCGTGCAGGTGTTCGCCAACCTCGTCGCGAAGCCGAGCCAGAAGACGGGCGTGCCCTATCCGGTCATCAACCGTGCGATCTTCGGCGTCAAGGGCGCGAACATCCCCGCCATCATCCGCGGCCTCATCGCGATCGCGTGGTACGGCGTGCAGACCTACCTCGCGGCCGCGTCGCTGAACATCGTCTTCCTGAAGTTCATCCCGGGCAGCGCGGCGCTGCTCGAGTCGAGCTTCCTCGGGCTCTCGACCCTCGGCTGGATCTCCTACGCGATCCTGTGGGTCGCGCAGGCCGCGCTCTTCTGGAACGGCATGGAGACGATCCGTCACTTCATCGACTGGGCCGGGCCGGCGGTCTACGTCGTGATGATCGTCCTCGCGATCTACCTCGTCTCGGAGGCGGGCTGGGAGAACATCAGCCTCGACCTCTCGGCGGGCGCGCCGCTCGAGTTCTGGGCATCGATCCCCGTCATGCTCACCGCCATCGCGATCGTCGTGTCGTACTTCTCTGGCCCGATGCTGAACTTCGGCGACTTCGCGCGTTACGGCAAGTCGTTCGAGGCGGTCAAGCGCGGCAACTTCCTCGGCCTGCCGATCAACTTCCTGTTCTTCTCGCTGCTCACCGTGATCACCGCGTCGGCGACCGTGCCCGTGTTCGGCGAGCTCATCACCGACCCCATCCACACGGTCGAGCGCATCGACACGCCGTTCGCGATCCTCCTCGGCGGACTGACGTTCGTCATCGCCACGGTCGGCATCAACATCGTCGCGAACTTCATCTCGCCCGCGTTCGACTTCTCGAACGTGGCGCCGCACCGGATCAGCTGGCGGATGGGCGGCATGATCGCGGCGGTGGGCTCGGTGATCCTCCTGCCGTGGAACTGGTACAACAACGCCGACGCCATCCACTACACCCTCGGCGTGCTCGGTGCGATGATCGGCCCGCTGTTCGGCATCCTGATCGCCGGCTACTACGTCGCGGCGCGCCAGCGCGTGCTCGTCGACGACATGTTCACGATGTCGGAGCAGGGCAAGTACTGGTACACGAAGGGATACAACACGAACGCGGTCAACGCGCTGCTCCTCGCGGGCGTCCCGACCATCGCGCTCGGAGTGCTGCCGAAGCTCATCGCCGACCTGGGCGGGTTCGACATCTCGTGGATCGGCAACTTCACGTGGTTCATCGGCTGCGGCCTCGGCTACGTGATCTTCGTGATCCTCGAGCGGCGCAACCCCCGCGTGCCGAACCTCGCCGACCTGAGTGAGGGCGTCTCGGACGGCACGGTCGACGTGGCCGGCGGCACCATCGACGTGGCATCCGTCACCGCGGTGAAGTAG
- a CDS encoding aspartate/glutamate racemase family protein produces MRVTLINPNTSRAMTDKIGRSAREVAGPGVEIAAVCPEFGPAAIESHTDEVAAAAAVLREVEAGQAAGVDAFVIACFGDPGLDAARELATGPVVGIAEAAMHVATLAGRTFSIVTTLSRTLGRAHDLVRRYGFTEACVSSYATGIPVLDLEDSTAEAFETIAAVCERAVRADAADSIVLGCAGMTDLCAALSERVGVPVIDGVAASVGLVTGMVRMGVGTSKRDEYALPFARAAVL; encoded by the coding sequence ATGCGCGTCACCCTCATCAACCCGAACACCTCCCGGGCGATGACCGACAAGATCGGCCGGTCCGCCCGGGAGGTCGCGGGGCCGGGAGTGGAGATCGCGGCGGTCTGCCCGGAGTTCGGGCCCGCCGCGATCGAGAGCCACACCGACGAGGTCGCCGCCGCGGCGGCGGTGCTGCGGGAGGTCGAGGCGGGTCAGGCGGCCGGCGTCGACGCGTTCGTCATCGCGTGCTTCGGCGACCCGGGCCTCGACGCAGCACGCGAACTCGCGACCGGCCCCGTGGTCGGCATCGCGGAGGCCGCGATGCACGTCGCGACGCTGGCGGGTCGCACCTTCAGCATCGTCACGACGCTCTCCCGCACGCTCGGCCGAGCGCACGACCTCGTGCGCCGCTACGGGTTCACGGAGGCCTGCGTCTCGAGCTACGCGACCGGCATCCCGGTGCTCGACCTCGAGGATTCCACGGCCGAGGCGTTCGAGACGATCGCAGCCGTGTGCGAGCGAGCGGTGCGAGCGGATGCCGCGGACTCCATCGTGCTCGGCTGCGCCGGCATGACCGACCTCTGCGCGGCGCTCTCGGAGCGCGTCGGCGTGCCGGTGATCGACGGTGTCGCGGCATCCGTCGGTCTCGTCACCGGCATGGTGCGCATGGGGGTCGGCACGAGCAAGCGCGACGAGTACGCGCTTCCGTTCGCTCGGGCAGCCGTGCTGTGA
- a CDS encoding proline--tRNA ligase: protein MPTRLTNYFLRTLREDPAEAEVTSHRLLVRAGYIRRQAPGVFAWLPLGLKVKAKIEAIIREEMTNAGAHEVHFPALLPREPYEASGRWETYGDGIFRLHDRKGADYLLAPTHEEVFTLLVKDLYNSYKDLPLAIYQIQDKYRDEARPRAGLLRGREFTMKDAYSFDVSDEGLDASYQAQRDAYERIFTRLGLEYVIVNADNGLMGGARSEEFLHPTPIGEDTFVRSAGGYAANVEAFETVVPHSVPFDGLPAPVVLDSPNTPTIATLVDLANAEYPRPDGRPWTAADTLKNVVLAVAHPDGTREVVVIGLPGDRDVEMKRVEVAFAPGEVGPATEADFAKHPGLVKGYIGPWSADGVVLGAESATGIRYLVDPRVVDGTEWITGANVDEQHVFGLVAGRDFVADGTVEASNVRPGDLAPDGSGPVELARGMEIGHVFQLGRFFADVLGLKVLDENGKLVTVTMGSYGIGVTRILAIIAEDNNDGKGLIWPASVAPFDVHVLAAGKDAAVFDAAETVVANLEASGYDVLYDDRPKVSPGVKFGDAELIGIPKIVIAGRGVVDGIVEVWDRATGERTQVPIDEVVTALA, encoded by the coding sequence GTGCCCACACGCCTGACGAACTATTTCCTCCGCACGCTCCGCGAAGACCCGGCCGAGGCCGAGGTCACGAGTCACCGGCTGCTCGTGCGCGCCGGCTACATCCGGCGCCAGGCGCCGGGCGTGTTCGCGTGGCTGCCGTTGGGGCTGAAGGTCAAGGCGAAGATCGAGGCGATCATCCGTGAAGAGATGACGAATGCCGGTGCTCACGAGGTGCATTTCCCGGCGCTGCTGCCTCGCGAGCCCTACGAGGCCTCCGGCCGGTGGGAGACCTATGGAGACGGCATCTTCCGTCTCCATGATCGCAAGGGTGCCGACTACCTGCTTGCCCCCACGCACGAAGAGGTCTTCACGCTGCTCGTGAAGGACCTCTACAACTCGTACAAGGACCTCCCGCTCGCGATCTACCAGATCCAGGACAAGTATCGCGACGAGGCGCGCCCCCGCGCCGGTCTCCTGCGCGGTCGCGAGTTCACGATGAAGGATGCGTACTCCTTCGACGTCTCGGACGAGGGGCTCGACGCGAGCTACCAGGCGCAGCGCGACGCCTACGAGCGCATCTTCACGCGTCTCGGGCTCGAGTACGTCATCGTGAACGCCGACAACGGGCTCATGGGCGGCGCGCGGAGCGAGGAGTTCTTGCACCCGACGCCCATCGGTGAAGACACATTCGTGCGCTCGGCAGGCGGATACGCCGCGAACGTCGAGGCGTTCGAGACCGTGGTGCCGCACTCCGTTCCCTTCGACGGTCTGCCCGCACCGGTCGTGCTCGATTCGCCGAACACACCGACCATCGCGACGCTCGTCGACCTCGCGAACGCCGAGTACCCGCGCCCAGACGGGCGCCCTTGGACCGCGGCCGACACGCTGAAGAACGTCGTGCTCGCCGTGGCACATCCCGACGGTACCCGCGAGGTCGTCGTCATCGGCCTGCCAGGCGACCGTGATGTCGAGATGAAGCGCGTCGAGGTTGCGTTCGCGCCGGGCGAGGTCGGGCCCGCGACCGAGGCGGATTTCGCGAAGCACCCCGGCCTCGTGAAGGGCTACATCGGACCCTGGTCGGCCGATGGCGTCGTGCTCGGCGCGGAGTCGGCCACCGGCATCCGCTATCTCGTCGACCCTCGCGTCGTCGATGGCACCGAATGGATCACCGGGGCCAACGTCGACGAGCAGCACGTGTTCGGGCTCGTCGCCGGTCGTGACTTCGTGGCCGACGGCACGGTCGAGGCGTCGAACGTCCGACCGGGCGACCTCGCGCCCGATGGCTCCGGACCGGTCGAGCTCGCCCGGGGTATGGAGATCGGCCACGTCTTCCAACTCGGTCGCTTCTTCGCCGATGTGCTCGGCCTCAAGGTGCTCGACGAGAACGGCAAGCTCGTCACCGTCACCATGGGCTCCTACGGCATCGGCGTGACTCGGATCCTCGCGATCATCGCCGAGGACAACAACGACGGCAAGGGCCTCATCTGGCCGGCCTCGGTCGCCCCGTTCGACGTGCACGTGCTCGCCGCAGGCAAGGATGCGGCGGTGTTCGACGCGGCTGAGACGGTCGTGGCCAACCTCGAGGCATCCGGATACGACGTGCTCTACGACGATCGACCGAAGGTCTCGCCCGGCGTGAAGTTCGGCGACGCCGAGCTCATCGGCATCCCGAAGATCGTGATCGCGGGGCGCGGTGTCGTCGACGGCATCGTCGAGGTGTGGGATCGCGCCACGGGTGAGCGCACGCAGGTGCCCATCGACGAGGTCGTCACCGCGCTCGCCTGA
- a CDS encoding PhoX family protein: MADHVRGKRSPVTCHFKCGNACLGPECNTSANPHFRDIASAALTRRAVLGLGAAGAFGIALAAAVPGGSAVAVPGVGASGGQGGLAFDAIAPVPKIVDDFNVPAGYTWAPIIRWGDPLFSSVPALDFQNQTPEAQAGQFGYNCDYIDIIADKSGRTAVLASNHEYVNPGIMFPPSEDAAELDRRAAVYKAAHGFSVVELRRSKIGQPWRYLVDGGRNRRITADTVFEATGPAAGSDLLKTAEDPEGRWIKGTLGNCAGGTTPWGTVLSGEENFDGYFVWAADTAGQKRYRATPSTKSTYTFERIDPRFNAHDAGFVNEPNRFGWIVEIDPQDPTSTPRKHTAMGRFKHEGANVIIAEDGRAVAYMGDDQTNDYLYKFVSKGTFDPRHTPVARRNNLGLLSEGDLYVAKFTGNSPVAEINGTGTLPSDGRFDGSGEWIPLTQNGESVIPGMTTEEVLVFARLAADTVGATKMDRPEDVEPNPKTGKVYLALTNNSARTLATVDEANPITGNRNGHVIEMTETAGQSGTTFGWSILLLCGNPAVDTNTYFAGFPKELVSPVSCPDNVAFDSDGNLWISTDGAPSKIGFNDGLFKVPLEGPDRGRVQQFLSVPRDGETCGPVIHDKEGMVFVAVQHPGEEGTVAAPNSYFPDYVPTHRPETGLVAAPRPSVVQVWRG; the protein is encoded by the coding sequence ATGGCCGACCACGTGCGAGGCAAGCGCTCGCCCGTGACCTGCCACTTCAAGTGCGGGAACGCCTGCCTCGGCCCAGAGTGCAACACGTCCGCCAATCCGCACTTCCGTGACATCGCCTCGGCCGCGCTGACACGGCGGGCCGTGCTCGGCCTCGGTGCAGCGGGCGCCTTCGGCATCGCACTCGCCGCCGCGGTCCCGGGCGGCTCGGCGGTCGCGGTGCCCGGGGTCGGAGCATCCGGCGGCCAGGGCGGCCTGGCGTTCGACGCGATCGCCCCGGTGCCGAAAATCGTCGACGACTTCAACGTTCCGGCCGGATACACCTGGGCGCCCATCATCCGATGGGGCGACCCGCTCTTCTCGAGCGTGCCGGCCCTCGACTTCCAGAACCAGACGCCCGAGGCGCAGGCCGGCCAGTTCGGCTACAACTGCGACTACATCGACATCATCGCCGACAAGAGCGGCCGCACCGCCGTGCTCGCGAGCAACCACGAGTACGTGAACCCGGGCATCATGTTCCCGCCTTCTGAGGACGCCGCAGAGCTGGACCGCCGTGCCGCGGTCTACAAGGCCGCCCACGGCTTCTCGGTCGTCGAACTCCGCCGCAGCAAGATCGGGCAGCCGTGGCGCTACCTCGTCGACGGTGGCCGCAACCGCCGCATCACCGCCGACACCGTGTTCGAGGCGACCGGCCCCGCTGCGGGAAGCGACCTCCTGAAGACCGCAGAGGACCCCGAAGGCCGGTGGATCAAGGGAACGCTCGGCAACTGCGCCGGCGGCACGACGCCCTGGGGCACGGTGCTCTCGGGCGAGGAGAACTTCGACGGCTACTTCGTCTGGGCGGCCGACACGGCCGGCCAGAAGCGCTACCGCGCGACGCCGTCGACGAAGTCGACCTACACGTTCGAGCGGATCGACCCCCGCTTCAACGCCCACGACGCCGGCTTCGTGAACGAGCCCAACCGCTTCGGCTGGATCGTCGAGATCGACCCGCAGGACCCGACGTCGACGCCGCGCAAGCACACCGCGATGGGCCGGTTCAAGCACGAGGGCGCCAACGTGATCATCGCCGAAGACGGCCGTGCGGTCGCGTACATGGGGGACGACCAGACGAACGACTACCTCTACAAGTTCGTCTCGAAGGGCACGTTCGACCCCCGCCACACCCCGGTCGCGCGCCGGAACAACCTCGGACTGCTCAGCGAGGGCGACCTCTACGTCGCGAAGTTCACGGGCAACTCGCCCGTCGCTGAGATCAACGGCACGGGAACCCTCCCGTCGGACGGCCGGTTCGACGGCTCCGGCGAGTGGATCCCGCTCACGCAGAACGGCGAGAGCGTCATCCCCGGCATGACGACCGAGGAGGTGCTCGTCTTCGCCCGCCTCGCGGCGGACACCGTCGGCGCGACGAAGATGGACCGCCCCGAAGACGTCGAGCCCAACCCGAAGACCGGCAAGGTCTATCTCGCGCTCACGAACAACTCGGCGCGCACGCTCGCGACGGTCGACGAGGCGAATCCCATCACGGGCAACCGCAACGGCCACGTCATCGAGATGACGGAGACGGCAGGGCAGTCCGGCACCACGTTCGGCTGGAGCATCCTCCTCCTGTGCGGCAACCCGGCGGTCGACACGAACACCTACTTCGCGGGCTTCCCGAAGGAGCTCGTCTCCCCGGTCTCCTGCCCCGACAACGTCGCGTTCGACTCCGACGGCAACCTCTGGATCTCGACCGACGGCGCTCCGAGCAAGATCGGCTTCAACGACGGCCTGTTCAAGGTGCCGCTCGAGGGACCCGACCGCGGCCGCGTGCAGCAGTTCCTCTCCGTTCCGCGCGACGGCGAGACCTGTGGCCCGGTCATCCATGACAAGGAGGGCATGGTCTTCGTCGCCGTCCAGCACCCGGGAGAGGAGGGCACGGTCGCCGCACCGAACTCCTACTTCCCCGACTACGTGCCGACGCATCGCCCCGAGACCGGCCTCGTGGCCGCCCCGCGCCCGTCGGTCGTGCAGGTCTGGCGCGGCTGA